In Fundulus heteroclitus isolate FHET01 chromosome 8, MU-UCD_Fhet_4.1, whole genome shotgun sequence, a genomic segment contains:
- the tmem250 gene encoding transmembrane protein 250, with protein sequence MKTRRFHTIPAYYEGNLKIPFLSSCILQTASVRVYPACHSCATVLGSRSPPMPVIPIPRRVRSFHGPHTTCMHSACGSAHTNKLVRTKYNNFDLYLRSRCMYSFLRFLLYFGCSLLTSLLWVLLSALFFLQYVSVRVLLRLQYKLSVILLLLGHRRLDFSVLNDLIIYSMHITMFLVGGLGWCFMVFVDM encoded by the exons ATGAAGACGCGCCGCTTCCAT aCTATCCCTGCATATTATGAAGGAAATCTGAAAATCCCATTCCTCAGCTCCTGTATTCTGCAAACAGCCAGTGTGCGTGTGTATCCCGCCTGCCACTCCTGTGCAACCGTCCTGGGCTCCAGGAGCCCACCCATGCCTGTGATCCCCATCCCACGGCGGGTGCGCAGCTTCCATGGCCCCCACACCACCTGCATGCACTCTGCTTGCGGCTCGGCGCACACCAACAAGCTGGTGCGCACCAAGTACAACAACTTTGACCTCTACCTGCGCTCCCGCTGCATGTACAGCTTCCTGCGCTTCCTCCTCTACTTCGGCTGCAGTCTGCTGACCTCCCTGCTCTGGGTGCTGCTCTCGGCCCTCTTCTTCCTGCAGTACGTCAGCGTGCGCGTCCTCCTCCGGCTGCAGTACAAGCTCTCCGTCATCCTTCTGCTGCTGGGCCACCGGCGGCTGGACTTTAGCGTGCTCAACGACCTGATCATCTACAGCATGCACATCACCATGTTTCTGGTGGGGGGGCTCGGCTGGTGCTTTATGGTGTTTGTGGATATGTGA